Proteins encoded within one genomic window of Candidatus Nezhaarchaeota archaeon:
- a CDS encoding CBS domain-containing protein, whose translation MNLPTPEDIRRMRIMAGLTQKELAERAGVSQSLIARIESGTVDPRLSTLRKILRALLPSMGDLRAEQVMHKPVIWVDADEPVRNVVELMERYGISQIPVLEKGNVVGTIHESTLLRYFLKTKNPSLLFSKRAREVMDEVLPMVSPSTPISDVLALLGGEKPAILVVDGGKLVGIITKIDIISAIKPRSRSLHDFDQGKA comes from the coding sequence ATGAACCTCCCAACACCTGAGGACATTAGAAGGATGAGGATCATGGCAGGGCTAACGCAGAAGGAGCTTGCAGAGAGAGCTGGCGTCAGCCAGTCCTTAATAGCGAGGATAGAATCCGGGACCGTGGATCCTAGGCTCTCAACCCTTAGGAAGATACTGAGGGCTCTCCTACCATCAATGGGCGATTTGAGGGCTGAGCAGGTAATGCACAAACCGGTGATATGGGTTGATGCTGACGAGCCTGTAAGGAATGTTGTTGAGCTAATGGAGAGGTATGGGATATCTCAAATCCCGGTTCTCGAGAAGGGTAATGTCGTGGGAACAATACATGAGTCGACCCTCTTAAGGTACTTCCTTAAGACCAAGAACCCTTCCCTGCTCTTCAGCAAACGAGCTCGCGAGGTTATGGACGAAGTGCTCCCAATGGTCTCGCCATCCACTCCAATTAGTGACGTCTTAGCACTATTGGGAGGGGAAAAACCAGCCATTCTAGTCGTAGATGGAGGTAAGCTGGTGGGTATAATAACCAAGATCGACATAATATCGGCTATTAAGCCTAGGAGTAGGAGCCTCCATGACTTTGACCAAGGAAAGGCTTAG
- a CDS encoding MGMT family protein: MKTVAQCFVYASKVDGKWIAVIIDENERVVSLSLPKDSEGEAVYEAKKVAAANVSYKFRSDMDPSIRRVGREVVEFINLYLKGDKPKMVFKLNVEGLTKFMRKVLTIVSLIPRGFVTCYGCIAEVIENPHAGRAVGKALAMNPWPIIIPCHRVVKSDLTLGGYRGGLDMKRELLRIEGVAVTLTGRVLPKHFLEARRLRELSNTGEKLLTS; the protein is encoded by the coding sequence TTGAAGACTGTTGCTCAATGCTTCGTGTATGCTAGTAAAGTCGATGGTAAGTGGATCGCGGTGATCATTGACGAGAATGAAAGGGTTGTATCACTAAGCTTGCCTAAGGACAGTGAAGGTGAGGCTGTCTATGAGGCTAAGAAGGTTGCTGCAGCTAACGTGAGCTATAAGTTTAGATCTGATATGGACCCCTCCATAAGGAGAGTTGGCAGAGAAGTCGTGGAATTCATCAACTTATATCTTAAAGGTGATAAACCGAAGATGGTGTTCAAGTTAAATGTTGAAGGATTAACGAAGTTCATGAGGAAGGTGCTGACAATCGTTAGCTTAATACCTCGAGGCTTCGTGACTTGCTATGGGTGTATAGCTGAGGTTATTGAAAACCCTCATGCCGGTAGAGCTGTTGGTAAGGCTTTAGCGATGAATCCTTGGCCAATAATAATTCCATGCCATAGAGTCGTTAAAAGCGATCTCACGTTAGGTGGTTATAGGGGAGGACTTGATATGAAAAGGGAGTTGCTGAGGATTGAGGGAGTTGCTGTAACTTTAACTGGCAGGGTTTTACCTAAACACTTCTTAGAAGCCAGGAGACTGAGAGAATTGAGTAATACTGGAGAAAAGCTTTTAACCTCTTAG
- a CDS encoding cysteine desulfurase yields the protein MREDYPLLSKGIIYFDNAATSLTPRQVVDSMMSYLLECRANVGRGSYPLAIQATNMYEEVRRKVAKFIGARASEVAFVKNTTEAINIVAMGIKWSKGDNVVTTALEHHSNMLPWIRISKLYGVEVRYAMPRRDGTLTIDEFERLIDDNTKLVSVAHVSNVLGTISPVREIAKIAKSRGALLLVDAAQSAPHMPINVKELGCDFLAFSAHKMCGPPGVGVLYVEESVQVDSLTVGGGVVLDASLNDYKLLDKPHVFEAGTPPISDVIGFGAALDYLSRLGLVNIMEHEVRTARMLSKLLREVADVRVLGPEVPQTGIVSFAVNGVRAEDVALALGNLNICVRAGFHCAIPLVRDLLNERYGVIRASLYLYNTEEEVEKFISSLREVIRLLKA from the coding sequence GTGAGAGAGGACTACCCCCTCCTATCGAAGGGTATCATATACTTCGATAATGCTGCCACATCGTTAACGCCAAGGCAGGTTGTGGACTCCATGATGAGCTACCTGCTAGAGTGCAGAGCAAATGTTGGTCGAGGATCCTACCCCCTCGCAATTCAAGCTACGAACATGTACGAGGAGGTTAGGAGGAAGGTCGCTAAGTTCATAGGCGCGAGAGCAAGTGAGGTGGCATTCGTCAAGAACACGACTGAGGCCATAAACATAGTCGCCATGGGGATTAAGTGGAGCAAGGGCGATAACGTGGTGACTACAGCTTTGGAGCATCACTCAAACATGCTACCTTGGATCAGGATAAGCAAGCTCTACGGAGTCGAGGTTAGGTACGCAATGCCTCGAAGGGATGGTACGCTAACGATCGATGAATTTGAGCGCTTAATAGATGATAACACTAAGCTTGTATCGGTAGCCCATGTCTCAAACGTCTTAGGGACGATATCTCCAGTGAGAGAGATAGCTAAGATAGCGAAGTCAAGGGGTGCATTACTGCTAGTTGATGCAGCTCAATCAGCACCTCACATGCCGATAAATGTCAAGGAGCTGGGTTGCGACTTCTTAGCCTTCTCAGCGCATAAAATGTGCGGTCCACCTGGTGTAGGAGTCCTCTATGTTGAAGAGAGCGTTCAAGTAGACTCTCTCACAGTAGGCGGTGGAGTAGTGCTTGATGCCTCTCTCAATGACTACAAGCTTCTTGACAAACCACACGTCTTTGAAGCTGGCACACCACCCATAAGTGACGTAATAGGATTTGGAGCCGCACTTGATTACTTATCGAGACTTGGGCTTGTTAACATAATGGAGCACGAGGTGAGGACCGCCAGGATGCTTAGTAAGCTCTTGAGGGAAGTGGCCGACGTTAGGGTCTTGGGCCCTGAAGTGCCTCAAACAGGTATAGTTTCATTTGCAGTAAACGGAGTTAGAGCCGAGGATGTGGCTCTAGCCTTGGGGAACTTGAATATTTGTGTTAGAGCGGGGTTCCACTGCGCCATCCCCCTCGTTAGGGACTTGTTAAATGAGAGGTATGGAGTTATTAGAGCCTCTCTATACCTCTATAACACTGAAGAGGAGGTGGAGAAGTTCATATCGTCATTAAGAGAGGTAATACGTCTACTTAAGGCTTAA
- the purL gene encoding phosphoribosylformylglycinamidine synthase subunit PurL, whose protein sequence is MKISSDMGIGLSLEEMRAVKTYFKSEGRNPTDVELQTIGQTWSEHCFHKTFKGIVKTSDGRIIDNMFKTYIASVVKELNPEWCFSVFEDNAGIVDFVEGYAIAVKVETHNHPSAIEPFGGAATGIGGVIRDILGVWAEPIANIDVLCFGPLDYDYLKLPQGVKHPRYLFKGVVAGIAHYGNNMGIPTVCGAICFDEGYVGNVVVYCGCIGILPKDKYFRKIKQGHSIILAGGRTGRDGIHGVTFASAELTEESEEKSRSAVQIPNPIEEEKLKRAIIRIRDEGLASGITDLGGGGLSCAAGEMANKYNCGAVVELSKVPLKDPDMKPWEIWISESQERMFIASPPENVKRILEIFEDEDVEAVEIGRFTDDRRLRVFYKGYMVADLSLSFLFNPPKVTRVAKIEKELEYDTEFEKPKDLNSILLKLLRAPNIASKEVVIRTYDHEVKGMTAIKPLQGWRAGPNDAAVLKPLPSSWAGIVVSCGIKLSYGKISTYWMAASSIDEAIRNNVCVGGRRWALLDNFTWGNPEKADRMGSLLRAVEACYHIAKLFEAPFISGKDSLYNESPLGPVTPTLLITAIGIIPDVRKALTMDFKNPGNTLYVIGLTRRELGGSEYYKLLGLNGGLVPKVYGDAKIIYDKVIKAIDLGLVRACHDPSEGGIAVALAEMSIASGLGAEVELSKIPLSEPMREDLALFSESNSRLIVEVRAGKEEEFEQLMSGLPCSKIGKVTKGSSLVIRGYDDRVLIDLSVDEMWRAWREALKLR, encoded by the coding sequence ATGAAGATAAGCAGTGATATGGGAATTGGGTTAAGTCTTGAGGAAATGAGGGCCGTTAAGACATACTTTAAATCTGAGGGAAGGAATCCCACGGACGTAGAGCTTCAGACCATAGGTCAGACGTGGTCTGAACACTGCTTTCACAAGACTTTTAAAGGGATAGTAAAGACTTCTGATGGAAGGATTATCGATAACATGTTTAAGACCTACATAGCTTCAGTAGTTAAAGAGCTTAACCCTGAATGGTGCTTCTCAGTTTTTGAAGATAACGCAGGAATAGTGGACTTCGTTGAAGGATACGCCATAGCTGTTAAGGTTGAGACTCACAATCATCCATCAGCAATAGAGCCCTTTGGAGGCGCTGCAACGGGCATAGGAGGCGTGATAAGAGATATACTTGGAGTGTGGGCTGAACCCATAGCCAACATAGACGTGCTATGCTTCGGTCCGTTGGACTACGATTACTTAAAACTACCTCAAGGGGTCAAGCATCCAAGGTACCTATTCAAGGGGGTTGTAGCCGGAATAGCCCACTACGGCAACAACATGGGAATCCCCACAGTTTGCGGAGCGATATGCTTTGATGAGGGCTACGTTGGCAACGTAGTTGTCTACTGTGGGTGCATAGGTATCTTACCCAAGGATAAGTACTTCAGGAAAATCAAACAGGGCCACTCAATAATCTTAGCTGGAGGAAGGACTGGAAGAGATGGAATTCATGGCGTCACCTTCGCTTCAGCTGAGCTAACCGAGGAATCCGAGGAGAAGTCAAGGTCTGCGGTGCAAATACCCAATCCGATAGAGGAGGAGAAGCTGAAGAGAGCGATAATCAGGATAAGAGATGAAGGGCTAGCTTCTGGGATAACCGATCTAGGTGGAGGAGGACTTTCATGCGCTGCTGGAGAGATGGCTAATAAGTACAATTGTGGTGCTGTAGTCGAGCTCTCAAAGGTGCCATTGAAGGATCCAGACATGAAGCCGTGGGAGATATGGATTTCTGAGTCGCAGGAGAGGATGTTCATAGCTTCACCACCAGAAAACGTGAAGAGGATACTTGAGATATTTGAAGATGAAGATGTAGAGGCCGTCGAAATAGGTAGGTTCACTGACGATAGGAGACTTAGGGTCTTCTACAAAGGTTACATGGTAGCCGACCTCTCACTAAGCTTTCTGTTTAACCCACCCAAGGTAACACGAGTAGCTAAGATCGAGAAGGAGTTAGAGTACGATACTGAGTTTGAAAAACCTAAGGACCTGAACAGTATTTTATTGAAGCTGCTAAGAGCACCGAACATCGCTAGCAAGGAGGTCGTAATAAGGACTTACGATCATGAGGTTAAGGGTATGACTGCTATAAAGCCTCTTCAAGGATGGAGAGCTGGTCCAAACGATGCAGCCGTCCTTAAGCCATTACCATCATCTTGGGCTGGCATTGTTGTATCCTGCGGCATAAAGCTAAGCTATGGGAAGATAAGCACCTACTGGATGGCGGCTTCAAGTATTGACGAAGCGATAAGGAACAACGTATGCGTGGGAGGAAGAAGGTGGGCTCTCCTCGACAACTTTACATGGGGCAATCCTGAGAAAGCCGATAGGATGGGTAGCTTACTAAGAGCTGTTGAAGCCTGTTATCACATAGCAAAGCTCTTTGAAGCCCCATTCATATCCGGTAAAGATAGCCTGTACAACGAGTCGCCTTTAGGTCCTGTGACGCCAACTCTTCTCATAACTGCTATCGGCATAATACCAGATGTGAGGAAAGCTTTAACCATGGACTTCAAGAATCCTGGTAATACACTTTATGTAATTGGATTGACTAGAAGAGAATTGGGAGGCTCTGAGTATTACAAGCTCCTTGGACTTAATGGTGGTCTAGTACCGAAGGTCTACGGGGACGCGAAGATCATATACGATAAGGTCATTAAGGCTATTGACCTAGGCTTAGTAAGAGCCTGTCATGATCCGTCAGAGGGAGGCATTGCTGTAGCACTAGCAGAGATGTCGATAGCATCGGGATTGGGAGCTGAGGTGGAACTTTCGAAGATACCTCTTAGCGAACCTATGAGGGAGGACTTAGCTTTATTCTCAGAGTCCAACAGTAGGCTCATAGTTGAAGTTAGGGCTGGTAAGGAGGAGGAGTTTGAGCAGCTTATGAGCGGCTTACCATGCTCTAAGATAGGTAAGGTAACTAAGGGATCAAGTTTGGTCATAAGGGGTTATGATGATAGGGTTTTGATTGATTTAAGCGTAGATGAAATGTGGAGAGCCTGGAGAGAAGCCCTAAAATTGAGGTGA
- the purQ gene encoding phosphoribosylformylglycinamidine synthase subunit PurQ produces MIDAKACIVRVGGTNCDFETKVALEDLGVKADIVHMNQLLKKRVNLEDYSLLVIPGGFSYGDYVRAGAIWGKKLAFKLRRDLENFIDGGKAVVGICNGFQVLVEAGILPGLSGLSDCPEVALATNTSAKYECRWVYLKHHNSRCRLLSKIADGVVLRIPVGHGEGRFVASKEVLERIVELNLVVFTYCKPDGSRADGEYPYNPNGSMLDIAGICNKEGNVLGMMPHPERAYFGWQMPDWTSQDGPAIYGDGRIIFESIVDYIKNL; encoded by the coding sequence TTGATCGACGCGAAGGCTTGCATCGTAAGAGTTGGCGGGACAAATTGTGACTTCGAAACCAAGGTGGCTTTGGAGGATTTAGGAGTGAAAGCCGACATCGTGCACATGAATCAACTACTCAAGAAGCGCGTGAACCTTGAGGATTATAGTCTCCTCGTGATCCCGGGCGGCTTCTCTTATGGTGATTACGTTAGAGCTGGAGCGATATGGGGCAAGAAGCTTGCCTTCAAGCTAAGGAGGGATTTAGAGAACTTCATAGACGGGGGGAAGGCAGTGGTTGGGATATGCAATGGATTTCAAGTGCTTGTGGAAGCCGGGATATTACCGGGCTTGAGTGGGTTGAGCGACTGTCCGGAGGTTGCACTGGCAACAAATACCTCTGCTAAATATGAGTGTAGATGGGTTTACTTAAAGCACCATAACTCTCGATGCAGGCTTCTCTCGAAGATAGCTGATGGAGTTGTTCTTCGCATTCCCGTAGGTCATGGTGAAGGCAGGTTCGTCGCCTCGAAGGAGGTATTGGAGAGGATAGTCGAACTTAACCTCGTAGTCTTCACCTACTGCAAACCTGACGGTTCTAGAGCTGATGGAGAGTACCCATACAATCCTAATGGGTCAATGTTAGACATAGCTGGGATATGCAATAAGGAGGGCAATGTACTAGGAATGATGCCCCACCCGGAAAGGGCCTACTTCGGGTGGCAGATGCCAGACTGGACCTCTCAAGATGGACCAGCCATTTATGGTGATGGAAGGATAATATTTGAGTCGATAGTTGATTACATCAAGAACTTATAG
- the purS gene encoding phosphoribosylformylglycinamidine synthase subunit PurS, which produces MKFRARVIVKLKPGFFDPEGETTKEALNDLGYHVYSVRVSKLYSIELEAPSLDSAKKLVDEMCRRLLANPTKDLYEVEVHPSD; this is translated from the coding sequence ATGAAGTTCAGGGCTCGGGTTATCGTGAAGCTTAAGCCTGGCTTCTTTGATCCTGAAGGCGAGACTACTAAAGAGGCGTTAAACGACCTTGGTTATCATGTGTACAGTGTGAGAGTAAGCAAACTATACTCTATAGAACTTGAAGCCCCCTCTCTTGATAGTGCTAAGAAGCTCGTGGACGAGATGTGTAGGAGACTATTGGCCAACCCCACAAAAGATCTATACGAAGTGGAGGTGCACCCCTCTGACTAA